A genome region from Flavobacterium sp. CFS9 includes the following:
- the secDF gene encoding protein translocase subunit SecDF has translation MQNKGLIKFFAILFALVSIYQLSFTFVANSVKSEAKAFAGDNPDKELKYLDSIGKEKVLNLGFTDFTYNEVKNKQLNKGLDLEGGINVILQISVKDVLKGLANNSKNPVFNKSLADATANLEGNKTYLNKFFEAFEANSKGSVKLASPDIFANRSLQGEGGVDFQMSDAQVQKVIKKKVDESIESAYKVLRERIDKFGVTQPNIQKLGETGRILVELPGAKDVDRIKKLLGGKAQLEFWETFKIEEIGNFLVASNEALKKTEIKKTETKAVAKDSLNALLTDNAKDSVDTKKGNNPLFDKMLGQGGGPVLGYFAPKDTAAVNAYFKRADIRVLLGADQHNAKFVWSKPTTIKDAKGKDIEAVELYALKGNRDNVPAMSGGVVTDAKDTFDQLGKPAVSMQMNSQGAKVWEELTGRAFSQKGYIAIVLDNIVYSAPGVTSGPIAGGRSEITGSFDVAETKDLANVLNAGKLPASADIIQSTVVGPSLGQAAIDAGTISSVLGFLLVCLWMVFYYGKAGWYANLALLLNLLFLFGIMASFGFVLTLPGIAGIVLTLGTAVDANIIIYERAKEELREGKSLSEAVVASYGWHGAMRSIIDANVTHVLTGAILFIFGTGPIKGFALTLLIGIVTSLFTSIFIARIFIDRNIAGKGDLTFSTNITKNWFTNFHFDFIKIKKFTYIFSSIVVVVSLVSIFFVNGLDEGVDFVGGRTFQVKFEKPVDATVVSDELSAAFGTPVEAKILGDDDQLKITTKYKIKEDGVAIDEEVNQILYKSLTKYFPNTSYEKFINSFDGKKIGVVQQSKVGASISEDIKTNSYWAVLGAMAVIFLYLMISFRKWQYSLGAIAAVAHDVIFVLGIYSLCYKFMPFHMEMDQHFIAAILTVIGYSMNDTVIVFDRIREFIIGNRKGSFEDIVNASINTTLSRTLNTSLMMIIVLLTMFIFGGESIRGFIFAMLIGIVVGTYSSLFIATPVLVDTISSDDKHTIEDKHNKAA, from the coding sequence ATGCAGAATAAAGGACTTATTAAATTTTTCGCAATTCTATTTGCATTGGTAAGTATTTACCAACTCTCGTTCACTTTTGTGGCCAATAGCGTCAAAAGTGAAGCTAAAGCTTTTGCAGGAGATAATCCTGACAAAGAATTAAAATACTTAGATTCTATTGGAAAAGAAAAAGTGTTGAACCTTGGTTTTACTGATTTTACTTATAACGAAGTAAAAAACAAGCAACTTAATAAAGGTCTTGACTTAGAAGGAGGAATCAACGTGATTCTTCAAATTTCTGTTAAAGACGTTTTGAAAGGATTAGCAAACAATTCTAAAAATCCGGTATTTAATAAATCGTTAGCTGATGCAACTGCAAATTTAGAAGGAAACAAAACCTATTTAAATAAGTTCTTTGAAGCTTTTGAGGCTAACTCAAAAGGATCAGTAAAATTAGCTTCACCTGATATTTTTGCAAACAGAAGTTTACAAGGAGAAGGTGGTGTAGATTTTCAAATGTCTGATGCGCAAGTTCAAAAAGTAATTAAGAAAAAAGTTGACGAATCTATCGAAAGTGCTTACAAAGTATTGAGAGAGCGTATCGACAAATTTGGTGTAACTCAGCCAAACATCCAAAAATTAGGAGAAACAGGAAGAATCTTAGTGGAGCTTCCGGGTGCTAAGGATGTAGACAGAATTAAGAAATTATTAGGTGGAAAAGCTCAATTAGAGTTTTGGGAAACTTTTAAAATCGAAGAAATTGGTAACTTCTTAGTAGCTTCTAACGAGGCTTTGAAAAAGACTGAAATCAAAAAAACAGAAACTAAAGCTGTTGCTAAAGATTCATTGAATGCTTTATTAACGGATAATGCTAAAGATTCAGTTGATACTAAAAAAGGAAACAACCCATTATTTGACAAAATGTTAGGTCAGGGTGGTGGACCGGTTTTAGGATATTTTGCTCCTAAAGATACTGCTGCTGTAAATGCTTACTTTAAAAGAGCAGATATCAGAGTTTTATTGGGTGCTGACCAACACAATGCAAAATTTGTTTGGAGTAAACCAACTACAATTAAAGATGCAAAAGGGAAAGATATTGAAGCAGTTGAATTATATGCTTTAAAAGGAAACAGAGACAACGTTCCTGCGATGAGCGGTGGAGTTGTTACAGATGCAAAAGATACTTTTGATCAATTAGGGAAACCAGCTGTTTCTATGCAAATGAACAGCCAGGGAGCTAAAGTTTGGGAAGAATTAACAGGAAGAGCTTTCTCTCAAAAAGGATACATTGCTATCGTTTTGGATAATATTGTTTACTCTGCACCTGGTGTTACAAGCGGACCAATTGCAGGAGGTAGATCTGAGATCACCGGATCTTTTGATGTTGCTGAAACTAAAGATTTAGCTAACGTATTAAATGCAGGTAAATTACCGGCTTCTGCTGATATTATTCAATCAACAGTAGTAGGGCCATCTTTAGGTCAGGCAGCGATTGATGCAGGTACGATTTCTTCTGTATTAGGATTTTTATTGGTTTGTTTATGGATGGTATTCTATTATGGTAAAGCGGGTTGGTATGCTAACTTAGCGTTATTATTGAACTTACTTTTCCTTTTCGGAATTATGGCAAGTTTTGGTTTTGTATTAACATTACCGGGTATTGCTGGTATCGTATTAACATTAGGTACTGCGGTAGATGCGAACATTATTATTTATGAAAGAGCAAAAGAGGAATTACGTGAAGGTAAATCATTGTCTGAGGCGGTTGTAGCTTCTTACGGATGGCACGGAGCAATGCGTTCTATTATTGATGCAAACGTAACGCACGTTTTAACCGGAGCGATCTTGTTTATCTTTGGTACAGGACCAATCAAAGGTTTCGCATTAACATTATTGATTGGTATCGTAACATCATTGTTTACATCAATCTTTATCGCAAGAATTTTTATTGACAGAAACATTGCCGGAAAAGGAGATTTAACTTTCTCTACAAATATTACTAAAAACTGGTTTACAAACTTCCACTTTGACTTTATCAAAATCAAAAAATTCACATACATCTTCTCTTCAATTGTAGTTGTTGTGAGCTTAGTTTCTATCTTCTTCGTAAACGGATTAGACGAAGGTGTTGATTTTGTTGGAGGAAGAACATTCCAGGTGAAATTTGAAAAACCTGTTGATGCTACTGTAGTTTCAGATGAATTGTCTGCTGCTTTCGGTACTCCGGTTGAAGCTAAAATTTTAGGAGATGACGATCAGTTGAAAATCACTACTAAATACAAAATTAAAGAAGACGGTGTAGCTATCGATGAAGAAGTGAACCAAATATTGTACAAGTCGTTAACGAAATATTTCCCTAACACTTCTTACGAAAAATTCATCAACTCATTTGATGGTAAAAAGATTGGTGTTGTACAGCAATCTAAAGTTGGAGCTTCTATTTCTGAAGATATCAAAACGAACTCTTACTGGGCTGTATTAGGTGCAATGGCAGTTATTTTCTTATACTTAATGATCTCTTTCCGTAAATGGCAATATTCATTAGGTGCGATTGCAGCAGTAGCGCACGACGTTATCTTTGTATTAGGAATCTACTCTTTATGCTACAAATTCATGCCTTTCCACATGGAAATGGATCAGCACTTTATTGCGGCTATCCTTACCGTAATTGGTTACTCTATGAACGATACTGTAATTGTATTCGACAGAATTAGAGAGTTCATTATCGGAAACCGTAAGGGAAGTTTTGAAGATATCGTAAATGCTTCTATTAATACTACATTATCAAGAACGTTGAATACTTCATTAATGATGATCATTGTATTATTAACGATGTTTATCTTTGGTGGAGAATCTATCAGAGGATTTATCTTTGCCATGTTAATTGGTATTGTGGTAGGAACTTATTCATCATTATTTATTGCTACACCGGTATTGGTTGATACGATTTCAAGTGATGATAAACACACCATCGAAGACAAGCACAATAAAGCAGCATAA
- a CDS encoding M16 family metallopeptidase has protein sequence MKNLLLSSVLCCSLASLNPVYAQKTDVPKYIKNVEGVKEYSLNNGLKVLLIPDASQSNMVVNIVYNVGSRNEGYGEKGMAHLLEHMLFKSTKNLGDIKKMLSEKGGSANGTTWLDRTNYYEVFPSNDENLKWSIEMEADRMINATILQTDLDKEFSVVRNEFEIGENNPDGVLQERVLSAAYLWHNYGKSTIGSKEDIERVKAKTLRVFYEKYYQPDNSTLIIAGKFDEKKALQYVGQYFGTIPRPKRVLDKTYTIEPAQDGEKYVELKRAGDSKNIGALYHTAAYADKDYAAIDALGEILTADPSGYLYKSLVETQKVSSVYYWQPTTRDASFVYFGVAVPNDKDVIATKELVRTELDKIGSTKYTDEDVSRAKAKIIKQIDGIKNNTISFAINLTEIIGAGDYRLGFLYRDAIEKLTKEDIQRVAEKYFKSNNRTVGVFIPSKDEQRVRPTEYTDEQLVAFTKDYKGKALEKEAAPFEASIKNLKQNFVEGKLSNGAKYGLIKKEIKGGKVQAAFKFPVSNEKDLSGKSDVGAILAQLLKTGTTTRTKEQISDRLDLLKSSVSFGFSGQILTVNVSTYKESFKEVMEILGDLLTNATFPQNELTKTISEYNTYLESNLNDPNSLAFIELSKQTSKYPKESIFYTATVQEQIDAYKKIKQPEIVDFYKNILGGNNGVGTVVGDLDAKSTAQILESTFGKWNSKSKYERAIPTYFETQKADKEYITPDKENAVAVGKISFKMTQKDADYPAFVMANEMLGSGGFLSARIPMRLREKEGISYGAGSFVNIPITNDVAYWAYYAFLNPTKKNAVEIAAKEEIAKALKDGFTAEELKSNLVSWLNERKTRLGDDGTLMELTNTYLQYGVPLEDFDTLETKVKALKIEEVNAVVKKYLSLDKMTSIYAGDFNKKQ, from the coding sequence ATGAAAAACTTATTGCTTAGCAGTGTTTTGTGCTGCTCACTAGCTTCGTTAAATCCTGTGTACGCACAAAAAACTGATGTGCCAAAATATATTAAAAATGTTGAAGGAGTAAAAGAATATTCCCTGAATAACGGATTGAAAGTGCTTTTGATTCCGGACGCTTCCCAAAGTAATATGGTGGTAAATATTGTCTATAATGTGGGTTCCAGAAACGAAGGTTACGGAGAAAAAGGAATGGCTCATTTATTAGAGCATATGCTTTTTAAAAGTACCAAAAACTTAGGGGATATCAAAAAAATGCTCTCTGAAAAAGGAGGATCTGCTAATGGAACTACCTGGCTGGATCGTACCAATTATTATGAAGTTTTTCCATCGAATGATGAGAATCTAAAATGGAGTATTGAAATGGAGGCCGATCGTATGATCAATGCAACTATTTTACAAACCGATTTAGACAAAGAGTTCTCAGTAGTTAGAAACGAGTTCGAAATTGGAGAAAACAATCCTGACGGTGTTTTGCAGGAAAGAGTTCTTTCTGCAGCCTATTTGTGGCACAATTATGGAAAAAGTACCATTGGAAGTAAAGAAGATATTGAACGCGTAAAAGCAAAAACGCTAAGAGTTTTCTATGAAAAGTATTATCAGCCGGACAATTCGACCTTAATCATTGCCGGAAAATTTGATGAGAAAAAAGCATTACAATATGTAGGTCAATATTTTGGAACCATTCCAAGGCCTAAAAGAGTTTTGGATAAAACGTATACAATAGAGCCGGCACAGGATGGTGAGAAGTATGTAGAGTTGAAAAGAGCCGGAGACAGTAAAAATATAGGGGCATTGTATCACACAGCGGCTTATGCCGATAAAGATTACGCAGCAATTGATGCTCTGGGCGAAATTTTAACAGCCGATCCATCAGGTTATTTGTATAAATCATTGGTAGAAACACAAAAAGTTTCCAGTGTTTATTATTGGCAGCCAACCACAAGAGATGCCAGTTTTGTGTATTTCGGAGTAGCTGTTCCTAATGATAAAGATGTAATAGCAACAAAAGAACTGGTAAGAACTGAGTTGGATAAAATTGGATCAACCAAGTACACGGATGAAGATGTAAGCAGGGCTAAAGCCAAAATTATCAAGCAAATTGATGGGATTAAAAATAATACTATTTCGTTTGCTATAAATCTTACCGAAATCATTGGCGCGGGTGATTACAGATTAGGTTTCCTGTATAGAGATGCAATTGAAAAACTGACAAAAGAAGACATACAAAGAGTTGCGGAAAAGTATTTTAAAAGCAACAATAGAACTGTCGGAGTATTTATTCCTTCAAAAGACGAACAAAGAGTTAGGCCGACAGAATATACGGATGAGCAGTTAGTAGCTTTTACTAAAGATTACAAGGGAAAAGCACTTGAAAAAGAAGCGGCTCCGTTTGAAGCTTCTATTAAAAATCTGAAACAAAATTTTGTAGAAGGAAAGTTAAGCAATGGTGCGAAATACGGTTTGATTAAAAAAGAAATCAAAGGAGGAAAAGTTCAGGCAGCGTTTAAATTTCCGGTAAGTAATGAGAAGGATTTATCCGGAAAATCAGATGTTGGGGCTATTTTGGCTCAATTGTTAAAGACCGGTACAACTACACGTACGAAAGAACAAATTAGTGATCGTTTAGATCTTCTGAAATCAAGTGTATCATTTGGTTTTTCAGGGCAAATCTTAACGGTGAATGTTAGTACTTACAAAGAGAGTTTTAAGGAAGTAATGGAAATTTTAGGAGATTTATTGACTAATGCTACTTTTCCGCAAAATGAGTTAACCAAAACCATCAGTGAGTATAATACCTACTTAGAATCGAATTTAAATGATCCTAATTCTCTGGCATTTATCGAGCTTTCCAAACAAACCTCTAAATATCCAAAAGAGAGTATTTTCTACACTGCGACCGTTCAGGAGCAAATAGATGCTTACAAAAAGATAAAACAGCCCGAAATTGTTGATTTCTATAAAAATATCTTAGGAGGAAATAATGGAGTGGGAACTGTAGTGGGGGATTTAGATGCTAAATCTACAGCTCAGATTTTAGAGAGTACTTTTGGTAAATGGAATTCCAAATCAAAATATGAAAGAGCAATACCGACTTATTTTGAAACACAGAAAGCCGATAAAGAGTACATTACCCCTGATAAAGAAAATGCCGTTGCGGTAGGTAAAATCAGCTTTAAAATGACTCAGAAAGATGCAGATTATCCTGCTTTTGTGATGGCCAATGAAATGTTGGGAAGCGGAGGTTTTTTAAGTGCAAGAATACCAATGCGATTGAGAGAAAAAGAAGGAATCAGCTATGGAGCGGGATCATTTGTTAATATACCCATTACCAATGATGTGGCGTACTGGGCTTATTATGCATTTTTAAATCCAACGAAGAAAAATGCCGTTGAGATTGCTGCAAAAGAAGAAATTGCAAAAGCATTAAAAGACGGTTTTACAGCAGAAGAGTTAAAATCAAATCTTGTGAGCTGGCTTAATGAAAGAAAAACCCGACTGGGTGATGACGGAACTTTAATGGAATTGACAAATACTTACCTGCAATATGGAGTTCCTTTGGAAGATTTTGATACTCTTGAAACTAAAGTGAAAGCCTTAAAAATTGAAGAGGTAAATGCAGTAGTGAAAAAGTATCTGAGCTTAGATAAAATGACTTCTATTTATGCCGGAGATTTTAATAAAAAACAATAA
- the mdh gene encoding malate dehydrogenase, translated as MKVTIVGAGNVGATCADVISYRGIASEVVLLDIKEGFAEGKALDIMQCATNTGFNTKVSGVTNDYSKTAGSDVVVITSGIPRKPGMTREELIGINAGIVKTVAENVLKYSPDTIIVVVSNPMDTMTYLALKSTGVPKNRIIGMGGALDSSRFRTYLSLALDKPANDISAMVIGGHGDTTMIPLTRLASYNGIPVTEFLSEEVLQKVAADTMVGGATLTGLLGTSAWYAPGASVAYLVDSILNDQKKMIACSVFVEGEYGQNDICIGVPCIIGKNGVEEILDIQLNDHEKALFAKSADAVRSMNDALKSILV; from the coding sequence ATGAAAGTTACCATTGTAGGAGCAGGAAATGTTGGAGCTACCTGTGCAGATGTTATTTCTTATAGAGGAATTGCAAGCGAAGTAGTGTTGTTGGATATTAAAGAAGGTTTTGCCGAAGGGAAAGCGTTGGATATTATGCAATGTGCCACAAATACAGGTTTTAATACCAAAGTATCTGGGGTGACCAATGATTATTCTAAAACTGCCGGAAGTGATGTAGTTGTTATTACATCCGGAATTCCAAGAAAGCCAGGAATGACCCGTGAAGAATTAATAGGTATAAATGCAGGAATTGTAAAAACAGTTGCCGAAAACGTACTGAAATATTCTCCGGACACTATAATAGTAGTAGTTTCTAATCCAATGGATACGATGACGTATTTGGCTTTGAAATCTACCGGAGTGCCAAAAAACAGAATTATTGGTATGGGTGGAGCGTTAGACAGCTCTCGTTTCAGAACCTATCTTTCATTAGCTTTAGATAAACCGGCAAACGATATCTCAGCAATGGTTATTGGAGGGCATGGTGATACTACTATGATTCCGTTAACCCGTCTGGCATCTTATAACGGGATTCCGGTAACTGAATTTCTTTCAGAAGAGGTATTGCAAAAAGTAGCTGCAGACACGATGGTGGGCGGTGCAACGCTTACAGGTCTTTTGGGAACATCAGCATGGTATGCACCAGGGGCTTCAGTGGCTTATCTGGTAGATAGTATTTTGAATGATCAGAAAAAAATGATCGCCTGCTCTGTTTTTGTTGAAGGAGAGTATGGGCAAAATGATATCTGTATAGGTGTACCTTGTATAATTGGTAAAAACGGAGTGGAAGAAATACTAGACATTCAGTTAAACGATCATGAAAAAGCCTTATTTGCAAAAAGTGCAGATGCGGTGAGAAGCATGAATGACGCTTTAAAATCGATTTTAGTATAA
- the gyrB gene encoding DNA topoisomerase (ATP-hydrolyzing) subunit B codes for MSEEIKKNNYSADSIQALEGMEHVRMRPSMYIGDVGVRGLHHLVYEVVDNSIDEAMGGHCDAISVAINEDGSVTVEDNGRGIPVDLHKKEGVSALEVVMTKIGAGGKFDKDSYKVSGGLHGVGVSVVNALSVHMKSTVFREGKIYEQEYERGKSLYPVKQIGETEKRGTRQTFYPDNTIFTQTTEFSYDTLSARMRELSFLNKGITITFTDKREVDDKGEFRSEVFHSTEGLKEYIRYLDGNREPIVSHVISMDHDKGEIPVEVALIYNTSYTENIFSYVNNINTHEGGTHLQGFRSGLTRTLKKYADASGMLDKLKFEIAGDDFREGLTAIISVKVAEPQFEGQTKTKLGNREVVSPVSQAVGEMLENYLEENPNDARVIIQKVILAAQARHAAKKAREMVQRKTVMGGGGLPGKLSDCSEQDPARCEVYLVEGDSAGGTAKQGRDRNFQAILPLRGKILNVEKAMHHKVFENEEIRNIFTALGVTVGTAEDSKALNIEKLRYHKVIIMCDADVDGSHISTLILTFFFRFMKELIEEGHVYIAAPPLYLVKKGNKKEYAWNDVQRDQANERMGGSANIQRYKGLGEMNAEQLWETTMDPEFRTLRQVTIDSLAEADRVFSMLMGDEVPPRREFIEKNAVYANIDA; via the coding sequence ATGAGCGAAGAAATCAAGAAGAACAATTATTCAGCAGATAGTATTCAGGCATTAGAAGGAATGGAGCACGTAAGAATGCGTCCATCGATGTATATTGGTGATGTGGGAGTTCGAGGGCTTCATCATTTGGTTTATGAAGTTGTAGATAACTCTATTGATGAGGCAATGGGAGGACATTGTGATGCTATCAGTGTTGCAATAAACGAAGACGGATCAGTAACAGTTGAGGATAATGGCCGTGGTATTCCGGTTGATTTACATAAAAAAGAAGGCGTTTCGGCACTTGAAGTTGTAATGACTAAAATTGGAGCCGGAGGTAAATTTGATAAAGATTCTTATAAAGTTTCCGGAGGTTTGCACGGAGTAGGGGTTTCGGTTGTAAATGCCCTTTCTGTTCATATGAAATCTACTGTTTTTAGAGAAGGAAAAATCTACGAACAAGAGTACGAAAGAGGGAAATCATTATATCCGGTAAAACAAATTGGAGAAACAGAAAAAAGAGGTACGCGTCAGACTTTTTACCCTGATAATACGATCTTTACACAGACTACAGAGTTTTCATATGATACTTTGTCTGCTCGTATGCGTGAGCTTTCTTTCCTGAACAAAGGAATTACAATCACTTTTACGGACAAAAGAGAAGTAGATGATAAAGGAGAGTTCAGAAGCGAAGTTTTTCATTCTACAGAAGGATTAAAAGAATATATTCGTTACTTAGATGGTAACCGTGAGCCAATTGTTTCGCATGTAATCAGTATGGATCATGATAAAGGAGAAATTCCTGTTGAGGTAGCGTTGATTTACAATACCAGTTACACAGAGAATATTTTTTCTTACGTAAATAACATCAATACACATGAAGGAGGAACGCATTTACAAGGTTTTAGAAGTGGTTTGACAAGAACCCTTAAAAAATATGCTGATGCATCCGGAATGTTGGATAAATTGAAATTCGAAATTGCGGGAGATGATTTCCGTGAGGGATTAACCGCTATTATCTCGGTAAAAGTGGCTGAGCCTCAATTCGAAGGTCAGACCAAAACAAAACTAGGAAACAGGGAAGTAGTTTCTCCGGTTTCTCAGGCTGTTGGAGAGATGTTGGAGAATTATTTGGAAGAAAATCCAAATGATGCCAGAGTCATTATTCAAAAAGTAATTTTGGCAGCTCAGGCACGTCACGCGGCTAAAAAAGCCCGTGAAATGGTGCAGCGTAAAACCGTTATGGGCGGTGGAGGATTACCGGGAAAACTTTCAGATTGTTCAGAGCAGGATCCTGCAAGATGTGAAGTTTACCTTGTCGAGGGAGACTCGGCGGGTGGAACTGCCAAACAAGGTCGTGACAGAAATTTTCAGGCAATTTTACCCTTGCGTGGTAAGATTCTGAATGTGGAGAAAGCGATGCATCATAAAGTATTCGAAAACGAAGAGATTCGAAATATCTTTACCGCTTTAGGAGTTACAGTTGGTACCGCAGAAGACAGCAAAGCTTTAAATATTGAAAAATTAAGATACCACAAAGTAATCATCATGTGTGATGCGGATGTCGATGGTAGTCACATTTCTACCTTAATATTAACGTTCTTCTTCCGCTTCATGAAAGAATTGATCGAAGAAGGTCACGTTTATATCGCTGCACCGCCTTTGTACTTAGTTAAAAAAGGAAATAAAAAAGAATATGCGTGGAATGATGTTCAGCGCGATCAGGCCAACGAGAGAATGGGAGGAAGTGCTAACATTCAGCGTTATAAAGGTCTTGGAGAGATGAACGCGGAGCAGTTGTGGGAAACAACGATGGATCCGGAATTTAGAACTTTACGTCAGGTAACCATTGATAGTTTGGCTGAAGCAGATAGAGTGTTCTCAATGCTGATGGGAGATGAGGTGCCACCACGTCGTGAATTTATCGAGAAAAATGCAGTTTACGCTAATATCGATGCGTAA
- the yidD gene encoding membrane protein insertion efficiency factor YidD, with the protein MKVITPFVLLVRFYQSAISPFTPASCRFEPTCSTYMIQALQTHGLFYGGYLGVKRILSCHPWGRTGYDPVPEKKCSHKH; encoded by the coding sequence ATGAAAGTAATCACTCCATTTGTTTTATTAGTCCGCTTTTATCAATCTGCAATATCGCCTTTTACTCCGGCGAGTTGCAGATTCGAACCTACCTGCTCCACTTACATGATTCAGGCCCTGCAGACTCATGGTTTGTTTTATGGCGGATATCTGGGTGTGAAAAGAATCTTAAGCTGTCACCCCTGGGGAAGAACCGGTTATGATCCTGTTCCTGAGAAGAAATGTTCACACAAACATTAA
- a CDS encoding acyloxyacyl hydrolase, whose translation MRRKLLLTLMVISCTFKALGQVKNEKLAIGINYGFGSEFNNRNYTFTNHFYKIELRYRVKESKHFNYEVLVQPEVNFGRHQLMNFYFVKPDEPDYLEKREEYTRLKDVHEYVLNLGFLVRKPIGKVFSVYALGSIGPMITDTETERMSKGFAFADVFAMGFSVKIDRLQLDARGNIRHVSNGGLNSENAGYNTRNIELGISYFL comes from the coding sequence ATGAGGAGAAAATTACTATTGACCCTAATGGTTATTTCTTGCACATTTAAAGCCTTAGGGCAGGTTAAAAATGAAAAGCTGGCCATAGGAATCAATTATGGTTTTGGGAGCGAATTTAACAATAGAAACTACACCTTTACCAATCATTTTTATAAGATAGAATTGCGTTACCGGGTTAAGGAATCAAAGCATTTTAATTATGAGGTTTTAGTCCAGCCGGAAGTTAATTTTGGAAGACATCAATTGATGAATTTTTATTTTGTAAAGCCGGACGAACCTGATTATCTTGAAAAGAGAGAAGAATATACAAGATTGAAGGATGTACATGAGTATGTGTTGAATCTTGGTTTTTTGGTCAGGAAACCAATTGGTAAAGTTTTCTCTGTTTATGCTTTAGGAAGTATTGGGCCTATGATTACAGATACAGAAACAGAAAGAATGTCGAAAGGTTTTGCTTTTGCAGATGTTTTTGCGATGGGCTTTTCGGTTAAAATAGATCGCTTACAGTTGGATGCTCGCGGTAACATTCGGCACGTTTCAAATGGAGGGCTAAATAGCGAAAATGCGGGATATAACACCAGAAATATTGAATTAGGTATTTCGTATTTCCTGTAA
- the lgt gene encoding prolipoprotein diacylglyceryl transferase: MTQPLNIVWNPSEGIDLGFFMIRYYSLMFVIAFGLGWFLMKKIFERENESIDKLDSLFVWTVLATLIGARLGHVLFYDWEYFRNHLLEIFLPVRFEPKFEFTGFQGLASHGAAIAIIVAMYYYSKMILKRPLLWILDRVVIPVASGAIFVRLGNFFNSEIIGHETKSAFGIRFLHDQFSKNEAVNATQIADPKAAYTAIATDPKFADLLAQVPAKHPTQLYEAISYVFVFAILFFLYWKTNARLKSGLLFGLFLVLLFAVRFVVEFVKESQGGFENELGLFSTGQWLSIPFIIIGLFFVIRAQKNPLAES, from the coding sequence ATGACACAGCCCTTAAATATCGTTTGGAATCCTTCAGAAGGAATCGATCTAGGATTTTTTATGATTCGTTATTACAGCTTAATGTTCGTAATTGCTTTCGGACTAGGATGGTTTTTAATGAAAAAGATCTTCGAACGTGAAAATGAATCTATCGACAAGCTAGATTCTTTATTTGTCTGGACTGTTTTAGCTACCTTAATAGGTGCCCGATTAGGACATGTTTTATTTTACGATTGGGAATATTTCAGAAATCATTTACTTGAGATATTCTTACCGGTTAGATTCGAACCTAAATTTGAATTTACCGGATTCCAGGGATTAGCGAGTCATGGTGCAGCTATTGCCATCATCGTTGCCATGTATTATTACAGCAAAATGATCCTAAAACGTCCTTTATTATGGATTTTAGATCGTGTTGTAATTCCGGTTGCCAGCGGTGCTATTTTTGTTCGTTTAGGAAACTTTTTCAATTCTGAGATTATCGGACATGAAACAAAATCTGCCTTTGGAATTCGTTTTTTACACGATCAATTCAGTAAAAATGAAGCGGTAAACGCAACTCAAATTGCAGATCCAAAAGCAGCGTACACTGCTATCGCAACAGATCCTAAATTTGCCGATTTACTAGCTCAGGTTCCGGCAAAACACCCAACACAATTGTACGAAGCGATCAGTTATGTATTTGTTTTTGCGATTTTGTTTTTCTTATACTGGAAAACGAACGCAAGACTAAAATCAGGATTATTATTCGGACTGTTTCTGGTACTTTTATTTGCAGTACGTTTTGTGGTAGAATTTGTAAAAGAAAGTCAGGGTGGATTTGAAAACGAGCTAGGCCTTTTCTCTACGGGACAATGGCTAAGTATTCCGTTTATCATTATTGGACTTTTCTTTGTCATCAGAGCTCAAAAAAATCCTTTGGCAGAATCTTAG